The Planctomycetota bacterium DNA window CCTCCAGGAGTTCTCCGACGCAGAGGATCGGCACGAGGCCGAAAGAGAACGCCGCACGCACCTTCTTCGCCACCACCTCGTCCGTCTCGCCGAAAATGTGCCGCCGCTCGCTGTGGCCGAGGATGACGCAGCGGCACCCGAGGTCCTTGAGCATGGGTCCGGCCACTTCGCCGGTGAACGCGCCTTCGCGCTCGAAGTACATGTTCTGGCCGCCGACGACGAGCGGCGAGCCCTTCGCCGCTGCGACGACGGCCTCCAGGTACGGTGCCGGCGGACACACGCCGACCTCGACGCCCCGCACCCCGGCCGCGGTCTTCGCCGTCGCCTTCGCCAGCGCCACCGCGCCCGCGCGGTCCGTGTTCATCTTCCAGTTGCCGCAGATGAACGGCTTTCGCATCCGTGTTCCTTCCTTCGCGCGGCAGGTCTCCCGACCCGCCGCGCAAAAACTTGGACGGCAAACGGCCGCTAAGCCGCAAGCGGCTAGACCTTCGCGTCGGTCTCCAGGGTGCGTCCGACCGCCTTGGCGATCGGCACGAGGGCCTTCATCATCGCGTCGAACTCGTCCGGCACGAGTTGCTGGGGCCCGTCGCTCAGGGCCTTCTCCGGGTTCGGATGGACCTCGATCATGAGGCCGTGCGCCCCGGCCGCCACCGCCGCCAACGCCATCGGCGCCACCAGGTCGCGCCGGCCGGTCGCGTGGCTCGGGTCGACGATGATCGGCAGATGCGAGACGCCCTGGACGTTCGGCACGGCCGCCAGGTCCAGCGTGTAGCGGGTGCTCTTGTCGAACCCGCGGACGCCGCGCTCGCACAGGACGACGTTCCGGTTCCCTTCCGAGAGGATGTACTCGGCGCTCATGAGGAGTTCTTCGACGGTCGCTGCCGGCCCGCGCTTGAGGAGGACCGGCTTGTCCGAGTGGCCGACCTCCGTCAGGAGGGCGTAGTTCTGCATGTTCCGCGCGCCGATTTGCAGGACGTCGGCGTACTCCGCCACGAGTTCCATTTGCCGCGCGTCCATCACTTCCGTCACGACGGGCAGGCCGGTCTCCCGGCTCACGTCGCGGAGGATCTTGAGGCCCTCCAGCCCCAGGCCCTGAAAACTGTAAGGGCTGGTTCGCGGCTTAAAGGCGCCGCCCCGGAGGAACGCCGCCCCCGCCGCCGCCACTCGCTTCGCCACCAGGCGCACCTGCTCCTCGCTCTCGACAGAGCAGGGGCCCGCGATCACCGCCAGGTGCTTGCCGCCGATCTTGCGGCCGCGGACCTCGACGACGGTGTCCTCGGCGTGGAAGTCCCGGCTGGCGAGTTTGTAGGGCTTCATGATGGGCATGACGGACTCGACGCCCGCCAGCACCGCCACCGACTCCGGCCGCAACTTCGCCTCGTCGCCGATCGCCCCGATGATCGTCCGGAACTCGCCGCGCGACATGTGGGCCTTTAGGCCCATCTGCTCGATCCGCTCGATGACCGCTCGGACCTCGACGTCGCTCGCGTTGGCCTTCAGAACGATGATCATGCCGCCCGCCCAGTTCATCCTGCGCTCACCATTACGGGGAACGACCCCAGCACGCGCAACTCGCGCGTGTGCGCCTTCGCCTCCTCCAGCGCCTCGCGCACAGGCTCGTCGTCCCCGTGCCCCTCGATGTCCACGAAGAAGTAGTATTCCCACGATTTTCCGGGCGCCGGGTGCGACTCGATCTTCGTCATGTTCACTCCGTGCCGGCGAAATATGTCCAGCACTTCCACGAGCGCCCCCGCCTTATGCGCGGTGCTGAAGAGGAGGCACGATTTGTCGCGTCCTGTCGGCTTCGGGTTCTCTCGCCCCAGGACGAGGAACCGCGTCTGGTTCTGCGGATTGTCCTCGATCGCCGGCGCCAGCACCGCCAGGCCGTAAAGTTCCGCGGCCATGGCGGACGCAATCGCCGCCGTTCCGCGCACCTTCGCCGCCAACAGCGCCGCCTCCGCCGTCGAATCCACCGCCACCTGGTCCGCGTGCGCCAGGTTCTGGCTCAGCCAGCCCCGGCACTGGTCGAAGACCTGGGGCTTC harbors:
- the tpiA gene encoding triose-phosphate isomerase, whose amino-acid sequence is MRKPFICGNWKMNTDRAGAVALAKATAKTAAGVRGVEVGVCPPAPYLEAVVAAAKGSPLVVGGQNMYFEREGAFTGEVAGPMLKDLGCRCVILGHSERRHIFGETDEVVAKKVRAAFSFGLVPILCVGELLEERDAGRTEEVVRRHVTSGFEGLAKGEARQVVVAYEPVWAIGTGRTATPQQAQDVHAFIRRLLADLYGADLAQAVRIQYGGSVKPENTADLMREADIDGALVGGASLKADGFAKIVAEGA
- the aroF gene encoding 3-deoxy-7-phosphoheptulonate synthase — encoded protein: MIIVLKANASDVEVRAVIERIEQMGLKAHMSRGEFRTIIGAIGDEAKLRPESVAVLAGVESVMPIMKPYKLASRDFHAEDTVVEVRGRKIGGKHLAVIAGPCSVESEEQVRLVAKRVAAAGAAFLRGGAFKPRTSPYSFQGLGLEGLKILRDVSRETGLPVVTEVMDARQMELVAEYADVLQIGARNMQNYALLTEVGHSDKPVLLKRGPAATVEELLMSAEYILSEGNRNVVLCERGVRGFDKSTRYTLDLAAVPNVQGVSHLPIIVDPSHATGRRDLVAPMALAAVAAGAHGLMIEVHPNPEKALSDGPQQLVPDEFDAMMKALVPIAKAVGRTLETDAKV